In Juglans microcarpa x Juglans regia isolate MS1-56 chromosome 8D, Jm3101_v1.0, whole genome shotgun sequence, the following are encoded in one genomic region:
- the LOC121242502 gene encoding disease resistance protein RPV1-like isoform X1, with product MALSTIFSSSVTSPWLYDVFLSFRGEDTRYTFTAHLYHALIQKGIRTFVDDDEVKRGDEISTKLLPAIEDSRISIIVFSKNYASSTWCLDELVKILESKKSKQQIVLPVFYHVDPSDIRHQRGTFGEALAKHAEKLNGDMKFQMWKAALREVANLSGDHLIRNGNESKFIDGIVQEVSRIVNHSYLPVAKYPVGLDSKVRDIMKYLHVSIGTNDVRMVGILGVGGIGKTTLAKSIYNSIDFAFEASCFLPIDSDTANQAYRLVQLQETLLSKIFGDCKSLKVDSIDTGSTMIKHMLRSKRVLLILDDVDHLTQLETLTGGHDWFGKGSRIIITTRDQHLLTTHGVDSTYKMTGLNHDDAFELFCWHAFKRNKPDDGYGEFVEQIINYAGSLPLVLTVLGSDLYGRSKKEWESALDQYGKIPHQDIQRILQTSYNRLSENEKNIFLDIACCFIGDVFDDVIKILDSFDFCPNFWIPRLREKCLISELNGKLQMHDLLRDMGREVVRQQSHEKPGARSRLFNHEDVRDVLEVDTGTENVQAIVVDFPEDDDMIRLSSKAFKKMKRLRLFRCRNARFSGELKSLPNGIRVLDWPKCPLQSLPQFHGDRLVILRMPFSLIQEIRLEFKNLKVMDFRGCEFITKLSDISSCPNLMKINLSYCKNLVEVHDSVGLILDKLVNLRLNGCFNLKSFPRRLQLRSLGFLDLNDCSSLQNFPEIECEMGNLREVHLRGTAIEELPSSIGYLTGLESLELGSCVNLKRLPSSIHQLRSLGWIELNDCPNIISFGMEEEVHNGQPTNSIASSFHLFLTNSGLSKSNFLGPFHFFPKLGYLELLGSDIVSIPSSIKTYVRLWYVSLNDCKQLQEIKEFPPNLKVVSASGCISLESLPEISKEFNFPRLEWIGLAGCYKVNMENWMSNPAWNQAEMIFPGKKIPDWFSHCKEITSNSHRCEFDIKVAPPYNLDDIIGIALCAVIEPVATIILAVSIMRGDTCARNYWDARATFDEIDSDHVWLRYLTTEDITCLRAVSVDQADDLGITFESRDPNSMIFKRCGVHLLYKQHEQNAKDHAGHVPHHENIDVHLNAPIEDIGNLANPMGGSQLSKRRLVDYDDYEDDHNIESNLYAQQRKPASTLEIKIFLISSVWRSSYVK from the exons ATGGCCTTATCTACAATATTC tcttcttcagtcaccTCTCCATGGCTCTACGATGTGTTCTTGAGCTTTAGAGGAGAAGATACCCGTTATACTTTTACTGCCCATCTATACCATGCTTTGATTCAAAAGGGAATCCGTACCTTCGTAGATGATGATGAAGTTAAAAGGGGTGATGAGATTTCAACTAAACTCCTCCCAGCCATAGAAGATTCAAGGATTTCCATCATTGTATTCTCAAAAAATTATGCATCCTCAACATGGTGTTTGGATGAGTTAGTGAAGATTCTTGAGTCTAAAAAATCAAAGCAACAAATAGTTTTACCTGTGTTTTACCACGTAGATCCATCAGATATTAGACATCAAAGAGGAACTTTTGGAGAAGCATTGGCTAAACATGCAGAGAAATTGAATGGAGACATGAAGTTTCAGATGTGGAAGGCAGCCCTACGAGAAGTTGCTAATTTGTCAGGAGACCATCTGATCAGAAATGG gAACGAATCTAAATTCATTGATGGAATCGTTCAAGAGGTATCAAGAATAGTAAATCATTCATATTTACCTGTTGCAAAGTATCCAGTTGGATTAGACTCCAAGGTACGAGATATCATGAAATATTTGCATGTAAGCATTGGGACAAATGACGTGCGAATGGTAGGGATCTTAGGAGTTGGTGGAATTGGAAAGACAACTCTAGCCAAATCAATTTATAACTCAATTGATTTTGCATTTGAAGCTAGTTGTTTTCTTCCAATTGATAGCGACACTGCGAATCAAGCGTATCGTTTGGTCCAACTACAAGAGACCCTTCTTTCTAAGATCTTTGGAGATTGTAAAAGTTTGAAGGTTGATAGTATTGATACGGGAAGCACTATGATAAAGCACATGCTTCGTTCTAAAAGAGTTCTTCTAATTCTTGATGATGTAGATCACTTGACCCAACTAGAAACCTTAACAGGAGGTCATGATTGGTTTGGTAAAGGAAGTAGAATCATAATCACAACAAGAGATCAGCACCTATTGACTACTCATGGAGTTGATTCAACATACAAGATGACGGGGTTGAATCACGACGATGCTTTTGAACTATTTTGTTGGCATgctttcaaaagaaataaaccGGATGACGGTTATGGAGAATTTGTAGAACAGATCATAAATTATGCTGGGAGCCTTCCACTAGTTTTGACGGTGCTGGGTTCGGATTTATATGGCAGAAGTAAAAAAGAGTGGGAAAGTGCATTGGATCAGTACGGGAAAATCCCTCACCAAGATATTCAGAGAATACTTCAAACAAGTTACAATAGATtaagtgaaaatgaaaagaatatttttcttgatatcgCTTGTTGTTTTATTGGAGATGTATTTGATGATGTCATTAAGATACTAGATAGTTTTGATTTTTGCCCAAACTTTTGGATCCCACGACTTAGGGAGAAGTGCCTTATTTCTGAGCTCAATGGAAAGTTGCAAATGCATGACTTGTTACGAGACATGGGTAGAGAAGTTGTTCGACAACAATCACACGAAAAGCCAGGAGCACGTAGCAGATTGTTTAATCATGAAGACGTTCGTGATGTATTGGAGGTAGATACA GGAACAGAGAACGTTCAAGCAATAGTGGTAGATTTTCCTGAAGACGATGACATGATACGCTTGAGTTCAAAGGCATTCAAGAAGATGAAAAGACTCCGATTATTTAGATGCCGCAATGCACGGTTTTCTGGAGAACTTAAATCTCTACCTAATGGAATAAGAGTGCTTGATTGGCCTAAATGTCCTTTACAATCTCTCCCACAATTTCACGGAGACAGACTTGTTATACTACGAATGCCCTTTAGTCTAATCCAGGAGATACGCTTGGAATTTAAG aATCTCAAGGTTATGGATTTCCGTGGTTGTGAATTCATAACGAAACTCTCGGATATTTCAAGTTGCCCAAATCtgatgaaaataaatcttaGCTATTGTAAAAATCTAGTTGAAGTTCATGATTCTGTTGGATTAATCCTTGATAAGCTTGTTAACTTGAGACTTAATGGATGTTTCAATCTAAAGAGCTTTCCAAGGAGACTCCAATTGAGATCTCTGGGATTCCTTGATCTTAATGATTGCTCAAGCCTTCAAAACTTTCCTGAAATCGAATGTGAAATGGGAAATTTACGTGAAGTCCACTTAAGGGGCACCGCAATAGAAGAATTGCCTTCATCCATTGGGTACCTCACTGGGCTTGAAAGTTTAGAGCTAGGTAGCTGCGTAAACCTTAAGCGTCTACCAAGTAGCATTCATCAGTTGAGATCTCTTGGGTGGATTGAGCTCAACGATTGTCcaaatattataagttttggGATGGAGGAGGAGGTGCATAATGGACAACCCACAAATTCAATCGCTTCtagttttcatttatttcttacAAACTCTGGCCTATCAAAATCGAATTTCTTGGGgccatttcatttctttcccaaactGGGCTATTTGGAACTATTAGGCAGTGATATCGTAAGCATTCCTTCAAGCATCAAAACATATGTTAGATTGTGGTATGTTTCTTTGAATGATTGCAAGCAActtcaagaaattaaagagtTTCCACCGAATCTAAAAGTGGTAAGTGCTAGTGGATGCATATCACTGGAAAGTTTACCAGAAATATCAAAAGAATTCAATTTCCCACGGCTCGAATGGATTGGCTTGGCCGGATGCTATAAAGTGAATATGGAAAATTGGATGTCAAATCCTGCATGGAATCAA GCTGAGATGATATTTCCGGGAAAGAAGATTCCAGATTGGTTCAGCCATTGCAAGGAGATCACTTCAAATAGTCATCGGTGTGAATTTGATATTAAAGTGGCCCCACCGTATAATTTGGATGACATCATAGGAATTGCTCTTTGCGCTGTTATTGAACCCGTTGCAACTATTATTTTGGCAGTTTCAATCATGAGAGGAGACACCTGCGCCAGGAATTATTGGGATGCACGTGCAACATTTGATGAAATTGATTCAGATCATGTATGGTTAAGGTACTTAACTACAGAAGATATTACGTGCCTACGAGCTGTGAGTGTAGATCAGGCAGATGATCTGGGGATTACATTTGAAAGCAGAGATCCAAATTCAATGATCTTCAAACGTTGCGGAGTTCATCTGTTATACAAACAGCATGAACAGAATGCCAAAGATCATGCAGGTCATGTGCCccatcatgaaaatattgatgtCCATTTGAATGCACCCATTGAAGATATTGGAAATTTAGCAAATCCAATGGGTGGAAGTCAGCTTTCTAAGAGGCGTCTTGTTGATTATGATGACTACGAAGATGATCACAACATTGAATCCAACTTGTACGCACAACAAAGGAAGCCTGCTTCAACcttggaaatcaaaatttttCTGATTTCAAGTGTATGGAGGAGCAGTTATGTAAagtag
- the LOC121242502 gene encoding disease resistance protein RPV1-like isoform X2, translating to MALSTIFSSSVTSPWLYDVFLSFRGEDTRYTFTAHLYHALIQKGIRTFVDDDEVKRGDEISTKLLPAIEDSRISIIVFSKNYASSTWCLDELVKILESKKSKQQIVLPVFYHVDPSDIRHQRGTFGEALAKHAEKLNGDMKFQMWKAALREVANLSGDHLIRNGNESKFIDGIVQEVSRIVNHSYLPVAKYPVGLDSKVRDIMKYLHVSIGTNDVRMVGILGVGGIGKTTLAKSIYNSIDFAFEASCFLPIDSDTANQAYRLVQLQETLLSKIFGDCKSLKVDSIDTGSTMIKHMLRSKRVLLILDDVDHLTQLETLTGGHDWFGKGSRIIITTRDQHLLTTHGVDSTYKMTGLNHDDAFELFCWHAFKRNKPDDGYGEFVEQIINYAGSLPLVLTVLGSDLYGRSKKEWESALDQYGKIPHQDIQRILQTSYNRLSENEKNIFLDIACCFIGDVFDDVIKILDSFDFCPNFWIPRLREKCLISELNGKLQMHDLLRDMGREVVRQQSHEKPGARSRLFNHEDVRDVLEVDTGTENVQAIVVDFPEDDDMIRLSSKAFKKMKRLRLFRCRNARFSGELKSLPNGIRVLDWPKCPLQSLPQFHGDRLVILRMPFSLIQEIRLEFKNLKVMDFRGCEFITKLSDISSCPNLMKINLSYCKNLVEVHDSVGLILDKLVNLRLNGCFNLKSFPRRLQLRSLGFLDLNDCSSLQNFPEIECEMGNLREVHLRGTAIEELPSSIGYLTGLESLELGSCVNLKRLPSSIHQLRSLGWIELNDCPNIISFGMEEEVHNGQPTNSIASSFHLFLTNSGLSKSNFLGPFHFFPKLGYLELLGSDIVSIPSSIKTYVRLWYVSLNDCKQLQEIKEFPPNLKVVSASGCISLESLPEISKEFNFPRLEWIGLAGCYKVNMENWMSNPAWNQAEMIFPGKKIPDWFSHCKEITSNSHRCEFDIKVAPPYNLDDIIGIALCAVIEPVATIILAVSIMRGDTCARNYWDARATFDEIDSDHVWLRYLTTEDITCLRAVSVDQADDLGITFESRDPNSMIFKRCGVHLLYKQHEQNAKDHAGHVPHHENIGNLANPMGGSQLSKRRLVDYDDYEDDHNIESNLYAQQRKPASTLEIKIFLISSVWRSSYVK from the exons ATGGCCTTATCTACAATATTC tcttcttcagtcaccTCTCCATGGCTCTACGATGTGTTCTTGAGCTTTAGAGGAGAAGATACCCGTTATACTTTTACTGCCCATCTATACCATGCTTTGATTCAAAAGGGAATCCGTACCTTCGTAGATGATGATGAAGTTAAAAGGGGTGATGAGATTTCAACTAAACTCCTCCCAGCCATAGAAGATTCAAGGATTTCCATCATTGTATTCTCAAAAAATTATGCATCCTCAACATGGTGTTTGGATGAGTTAGTGAAGATTCTTGAGTCTAAAAAATCAAAGCAACAAATAGTTTTACCTGTGTTTTACCACGTAGATCCATCAGATATTAGACATCAAAGAGGAACTTTTGGAGAAGCATTGGCTAAACATGCAGAGAAATTGAATGGAGACATGAAGTTTCAGATGTGGAAGGCAGCCCTACGAGAAGTTGCTAATTTGTCAGGAGACCATCTGATCAGAAATGG gAACGAATCTAAATTCATTGATGGAATCGTTCAAGAGGTATCAAGAATAGTAAATCATTCATATTTACCTGTTGCAAAGTATCCAGTTGGATTAGACTCCAAGGTACGAGATATCATGAAATATTTGCATGTAAGCATTGGGACAAATGACGTGCGAATGGTAGGGATCTTAGGAGTTGGTGGAATTGGAAAGACAACTCTAGCCAAATCAATTTATAACTCAATTGATTTTGCATTTGAAGCTAGTTGTTTTCTTCCAATTGATAGCGACACTGCGAATCAAGCGTATCGTTTGGTCCAACTACAAGAGACCCTTCTTTCTAAGATCTTTGGAGATTGTAAAAGTTTGAAGGTTGATAGTATTGATACGGGAAGCACTATGATAAAGCACATGCTTCGTTCTAAAAGAGTTCTTCTAATTCTTGATGATGTAGATCACTTGACCCAACTAGAAACCTTAACAGGAGGTCATGATTGGTTTGGTAAAGGAAGTAGAATCATAATCACAACAAGAGATCAGCACCTATTGACTACTCATGGAGTTGATTCAACATACAAGATGACGGGGTTGAATCACGACGATGCTTTTGAACTATTTTGTTGGCATgctttcaaaagaaataaaccGGATGACGGTTATGGAGAATTTGTAGAACAGATCATAAATTATGCTGGGAGCCTTCCACTAGTTTTGACGGTGCTGGGTTCGGATTTATATGGCAGAAGTAAAAAAGAGTGGGAAAGTGCATTGGATCAGTACGGGAAAATCCCTCACCAAGATATTCAGAGAATACTTCAAACAAGTTACAATAGATtaagtgaaaatgaaaagaatatttttcttgatatcgCTTGTTGTTTTATTGGAGATGTATTTGATGATGTCATTAAGATACTAGATAGTTTTGATTTTTGCCCAAACTTTTGGATCCCACGACTTAGGGAGAAGTGCCTTATTTCTGAGCTCAATGGAAAGTTGCAAATGCATGACTTGTTACGAGACATGGGTAGAGAAGTTGTTCGACAACAATCACACGAAAAGCCAGGAGCACGTAGCAGATTGTTTAATCATGAAGACGTTCGTGATGTATTGGAGGTAGATACA GGAACAGAGAACGTTCAAGCAATAGTGGTAGATTTTCCTGAAGACGATGACATGATACGCTTGAGTTCAAAGGCATTCAAGAAGATGAAAAGACTCCGATTATTTAGATGCCGCAATGCACGGTTTTCTGGAGAACTTAAATCTCTACCTAATGGAATAAGAGTGCTTGATTGGCCTAAATGTCCTTTACAATCTCTCCCACAATTTCACGGAGACAGACTTGTTATACTACGAATGCCCTTTAGTCTAATCCAGGAGATACGCTTGGAATTTAAG aATCTCAAGGTTATGGATTTCCGTGGTTGTGAATTCATAACGAAACTCTCGGATATTTCAAGTTGCCCAAATCtgatgaaaataaatcttaGCTATTGTAAAAATCTAGTTGAAGTTCATGATTCTGTTGGATTAATCCTTGATAAGCTTGTTAACTTGAGACTTAATGGATGTTTCAATCTAAAGAGCTTTCCAAGGAGACTCCAATTGAGATCTCTGGGATTCCTTGATCTTAATGATTGCTCAAGCCTTCAAAACTTTCCTGAAATCGAATGTGAAATGGGAAATTTACGTGAAGTCCACTTAAGGGGCACCGCAATAGAAGAATTGCCTTCATCCATTGGGTACCTCACTGGGCTTGAAAGTTTAGAGCTAGGTAGCTGCGTAAACCTTAAGCGTCTACCAAGTAGCATTCATCAGTTGAGATCTCTTGGGTGGATTGAGCTCAACGATTGTCcaaatattataagttttggGATGGAGGAGGAGGTGCATAATGGACAACCCACAAATTCAATCGCTTCtagttttcatttatttcttacAAACTCTGGCCTATCAAAATCGAATTTCTTGGGgccatttcatttctttcccaaactGGGCTATTTGGAACTATTAGGCAGTGATATCGTAAGCATTCCTTCAAGCATCAAAACATATGTTAGATTGTGGTATGTTTCTTTGAATGATTGCAAGCAActtcaagaaattaaagagtTTCCACCGAATCTAAAAGTGGTAAGTGCTAGTGGATGCATATCACTGGAAAGTTTACCAGAAATATCAAAAGAATTCAATTTCCCACGGCTCGAATGGATTGGCTTGGCCGGATGCTATAAAGTGAATATGGAAAATTGGATGTCAAATCCTGCATGGAATCAA GCTGAGATGATATTTCCGGGAAAGAAGATTCCAGATTGGTTCAGCCATTGCAAGGAGATCACTTCAAATAGTCATCGGTGTGAATTTGATATTAAAGTGGCCCCACCGTATAATTTGGATGACATCATAGGAATTGCTCTTTGCGCTGTTATTGAACCCGTTGCAACTATTATTTTGGCAGTTTCAATCATGAGAGGAGACACCTGCGCCAGGAATTATTGGGATGCACGTGCAACATTTGATGAAATTGATTCAGATCATGTATGGTTAAGGTACTTAACTACAGAAGATATTACGTGCCTACGAGCTGTGAGTGTAGATCAGGCAGATGATCTGGGGATTACATTTGAAAGCAGAGATCCAAATTCAATGATCTTCAAACGTTGCGGAGTTCATCTGTTATACAAACAGCATGAACAGAATGCCAAAGATCATGCAGGTCATGTGCCccatcatgaaa ATATTGGAAATTTAGCAAATCCAATGGGTGGAAGTCAGCTTTCTAAGAGGCGTCTTGTTGATTATGATGACTACGAAGATGATCACAACATTGAATCCAACTTGTACGCACAACAAAGGAAGCCTGCTTCAACcttggaaatcaaaatttttCTGATTTCAAGTGTATGGAGGAGCAGTTATGTAAagtag
- the LOC121242502 gene encoding disease resistance protein RPV1-like isoform X4 has protein sequence MALSTIFSSSVTSPWLYDVFLSFRGEDTRYTFTAHLYHALIQKGIRTFVDDDEVKRGDEISTKLLPAIEDSRISIIVFSKNYASSTWCLDELVKILESKKSKQQIVLPVFYHVDPSDIRHQRGTFGEALAKHAEKLNGDMKFQMWKAALREVANLSGDHLIRNGNESKFIDGIVQEVSRIVNHSYLPVAKYPVGLDSKVRDIMKYLHVSIGTNDVRMVGILGVGGIGKTTLAKSIYNSIDFAFEASCFLPIDSDTANQAYRLVQLQETLLSKIFGDCKSLKVDSIDTGSTMIKHMLRSKRVLLILDDVDHLTQLETLTGGHDWFGKGSRIIITTRDQHLLTTHGVDSTYKMTGLNHDDAFELFCWHAFKRNKPDDGYGEFVEQIINYAGSLPLVLTVLGSDLYGRSKKEWESALDQYGKIPHQDIQRILQTSYNRLSENEKNIFLDIACCFIGDVFDDVIKILDSFDFCPNFWIPRLREKCLISELNGKLQMHDLLRDMGREVVRQQSHEKPGARSRLFNHEDVRDVLEVDTGTENVQAIVVDFPEDDDMIRLSSKAFKKMKRLRLFRCRNARFSGELKSLPNGIRVLDWPKCPLQSLPQFHGDRLVILRMPFSLIQEIRLEFKAEMIFPGKKIPDWFSHCKEITSNSHRCEFDIKVAPPYNLDDIIGIALCAVIEPVATIILAVSIMRGDTCARNYWDARATFDEIDSDHVWLRYLTTEDITCLRAVSVDQADDLGITFESRDPNSMIFKRCGVHLLYKQHEQNAKDHAGHVPHHENIDVHLNAPIEDIGNLANPMGGSQLSKRRLVDYDDYEDDHNIESNLYAQQRKPASTLEIKIFLISSVWRSSYVK, from the exons ATGGCCTTATCTACAATATTC tcttcttcagtcaccTCTCCATGGCTCTACGATGTGTTCTTGAGCTTTAGAGGAGAAGATACCCGTTATACTTTTACTGCCCATCTATACCATGCTTTGATTCAAAAGGGAATCCGTACCTTCGTAGATGATGATGAAGTTAAAAGGGGTGATGAGATTTCAACTAAACTCCTCCCAGCCATAGAAGATTCAAGGATTTCCATCATTGTATTCTCAAAAAATTATGCATCCTCAACATGGTGTTTGGATGAGTTAGTGAAGATTCTTGAGTCTAAAAAATCAAAGCAACAAATAGTTTTACCTGTGTTTTACCACGTAGATCCATCAGATATTAGACATCAAAGAGGAACTTTTGGAGAAGCATTGGCTAAACATGCAGAGAAATTGAATGGAGACATGAAGTTTCAGATGTGGAAGGCAGCCCTACGAGAAGTTGCTAATTTGTCAGGAGACCATCTGATCAGAAATGG gAACGAATCTAAATTCATTGATGGAATCGTTCAAGAGGTATCAAGAATAGTAAATCATTCATATTTACCTGTTGCAAAGTATCCAGTTGGATTAGACTCCAAGGTACGAGATATCATGAAATATTTGCATGTAAGCATTGGGACAAATGACGTGCGAATGGTAGGGATCTTAGGAGTTGGTGGAATTGGAAAGACAACTCTAGCCAAATCAATTTATAACTCAATTGATTTTGCATTTGAAGCTAGTTGTTTTCTTCCAATTGATAGCGACACTGCGAATCAAGCGTATCGTTTGGTCCAACTACAAGAGACCCTTCTTTCTAAGATCTTTGGAGATTGTAAAAGTTTGAAGGTTGATAGTATTGATACGGGAAGCACTATGATAAAGCACATGCTTCGTTCTAAAAGAGTTCTTCTAATTCTTGATGATGTAGATCACTTGACCCAACTAGAAACCTTAACAGGAGGTCATGATTGGTTTGGTAAAGGAAGTAGAATCATAATCACAACAAGAGATCAGCACCTATTGACTACTCATGGAGTTGATTCAACATACAAGATGACGGGGTTGAATCACGACGATGCTTTTGAACTATTTTGTTGGCATgctttcaaaagaaataaaccGGATGACGGTTATGGAGAATTTGTAGAACAGATCATAAATTATGCTGGGAGCCTTCCACTAGTTTTGACGGTGCTGGGTTCGGATTTATATGGCAGAAGTAAAAAAGAGTGGGAAAGTGCATTGGATCAGTACGGGAAAATCCCTCACCAAGATATTCAGAGAATACTTCAAACAAGTTACAATAGATtaagtgaaaatgaaaagaatatttttcttgatatcgCTTGTTGTTTTATTGGAGATGTATTTGATGATGTCATTAAGATACTAGATAGTTTTGATTTTTGCCCAAACTTTTGGATCCCACGACTTAGGGAGAAGTGCCTTATTTCTGAGCTCAATGGAAAGTTGCAAATGCATGACTTGTTACGAGACATGGGTAGAGAAGTTGTTCGACAACAATCACACGAAAAGCCAGGAGCACGTAGCAGATTGTTTAATCATGAAGACGTTCGTGATGTATTGGAGGTAGATACA GGAACAGAGAACGTTCAAGCAATAGTGGTAGATTTTCCTGAAGACGATGACATGATACGCTTGAGTTCAAAGGCATTCAAGAAGATGAAAAGACTCCGATTATTTAGATGCCGCAATGCACGGTTTTCTGGAGAACTTAAATCTCTACCTAATGGAATAAGAGTGCTTGATTGGCCTAAATGTCCTTTACAATCTCTCCCACAATTTCACGGAGACAGACTTGTTATACTACGAATGCCCTTTAGTCTAATCCAGGAGATACGCTTGGAATTTAAG GCTGAGATGATATTTCCGGGAAAGAAGATTCCAGATTGGTTCAGCCATTGCAAGGAGATCACTTCAAATAGTCATCGGTGTGAATTTGATATTAAAGTGGCCCCACCGTATAATTTGGATGACATCATAGGAATTGCTCTTTGCGCTGTTATTGAACCCGTTGCAACTATTATTTTGGCAGTTTCAATCATGAGAGGAGACACCTGCGCCAGGAATTATTGGGATGCACGTGCAACATTTGATGAAATTGATTCAGATCATGTATGGTTAAGGTACTTAACTACAGAAGATATTACGTGCCTACGAGCTGTGAGTGTAGATCAGGCAGATGATCTGGGGATTACATTTGAAAGCAGAGATCCAAATTCAATGATCTTCAAACGTTGCGGAGTTCATCTGTTATACAAACAGCATGAACAGAATGCCAAAGATCATGCAGGTCATGTGCCccatcatgaaaatattgatgtCCATTTGAATGCACCCATTGAAGATATTGGAAATTTAGCAAATCCAATGGGTGGAAGTCAGCTTTCTAAGAGGCGTCTTGTTGATTATGATGACTACGAAGATGATCACAACATTGAATCCAACTTGTACGCACAACAAAGGAAGCCTGCTTCAACcttggaaatcaaaatttttCTGATTTCAAGTGTATGGAGGAGCAGTTATGTAAagtag